The Caulifigura coniformis genome includes a region encoding these proteins:
- a CDS encoding TetR/AcrR family transcriptional regulator — protein sequence MKVSREQAARNRQHVVETASRCFREKGFDGIGIADLMREAGLTHGGFYGNFDSKEDLIAETCERALGRALGRWKALADAHPDRPMEAIAKDYLTVRHRDSMGEGCFLAALGSDLVRRDTSVRSRFTSGFKTLIDALTSAIPGRSRAARRERALGAWSTLIGALILARVVDDDELSREILGAGLAAVNHK from the coding sequence GCTCGCAACCGGCAGCACGTGGTCGAAACAGCCTCCCGGTGCTTTCGCGAGAAAGGCTTTGACGGCATTGGCATCGCCGATCTCATGCGGGAGGCCGGACTGACCCATGGCGGGTTCTATGGCAACTTTGACTCCAAGGAAGATCTCATCGCGGAAACCTGCGAACGGGCACTGGGACGCGCCCTCGGGCGATGGAAAGCCCTCGCCGACGCGCACCCCGATCGCCCCATGGAGGCAATCGCAAAAGACTACCTGACGGTCAGACATCGCGACTCGATGGGTGAGGGCTGCTTCCTGGCGGCCCTGGGAAGCGACCTGGTTCGTCGCGACACGTCGGTCCGTTCCCGGTTCACATCAGGTTTCAAGACCCTGATCGACGCGCTGACGTCAGCGATTCCCGGGCGCTCCCGTGCGGCCCGGCGCGAACGGGCTCTCGGGGCCTGGTCCACTCTGATTGGCGCCCTCATCTTGGCCCGGGTCGTCGACGACGACGAACTGTCTCGGGAGATCCTCGGCGCCGGGCTGGCCGCCGTGAATCACAAATAG
- a CDS encoding efflux RND transporter periplasmic adaptor subunit: MSAIPRISVQRIVASGLLGLIAGCSKPPEVPPPQPIAVTATRPVRTSIVEWDEYVGRIDAIEEVEVRARVSGHLESTHFVEGQIVQEGDLLAILDQRPFRIAVELAEADLEGAEARAHEARAQLVQAEAEVRSAESQQELATKNLERGRRLVVSNAVTQEQMDVRESGFKQAVADLDVKAARVALAKSAVVTAEADNRAAQARLAASRLNLEYTEVRAPVSGRVGARAVTDGNLISGGSEQATLLTTIVSLDPIHVDFDADEQSYLRYMRLSDSGAIASIRESRLPAYVRLADEHKGFPHSGQLDFLDNRMNRRTATMRGRVILTNPDFQLTPGLFGKVRIPGSARYDAILIPDSAIATDQSEKYVYVLDDNDTVQRRKIAIGKRAQGLRIVREGLTGEEQIVLRGLQRVQPGAVVKATVEDTVALDDGLPMDARPVPRDQWLQSYRSKPAPETGDGDNGPVATVPTGALVTGQLPADVATENEVTP; this comes from the coding sequence ATGAGTGCGATTCCCAGGATTTCTGTCCAACGGATTGTGGCCTCGGGACTGCTCGGCCTGATCGCCGGTTGTTCGAAGCCCCCGGAAGTCCCGCCTCCCCAACCCATTGCGGTCACAGCCACCAGGCCGGTTCGGACATCGATCGTTGAATGGGATGAATACGTCGGCCGGATCGACGCCATCGAAGAAGTCGAAGTTCGGGCGCGCGTCAGCGGGCATCTTGAGTCGACGCACTTCGTCGAAGGGCAGATTGTCCAGGAGGGCGATCTCCTGGCGATTCTCGATCAGCGCCCGTTTCGAATCGCAGTGGAACTCGCCGAGGCCGATCTGGAAGGCGCGGAAGCCCGTGCCCACGAGGCCCGCGCACAGCTCGTTCAGGCAGAAGCCGAAGTCCGCTCCGCAGAATCGCAGCAGGAACTGGCGACAAAGAACCTGGAACGAGGCCGACGTCTGGTTGTCAGCAACGCGGTGACCCAGGAACAGATGGATGTCCGGGAGTCCGGCTTCAAACAGGCGGTCGCTGACCTCGATGTGAAAGCCGCCCGCGTGGCGCTGGCGAAGTCCGCCGTCGTCACCGCAGAGGCCGACAACCGTGCGGCCCAGGCCCGACTCGCTGCCTCCCGGCTGAATCTGGAATACACCGAGGTGCGGGCCCCGGTTTCAGGACGCGTCGGCGCACGAGCCGTCACCGATGGAAATCTGATCAGCGGAGGCTCCGAGCAGGCGACGTTACTGACGACGATCGTCTCCCTCGACCCGATTCACGTCGACTTCGACGCCGACGAGCAGTCGTACCTGCGGTATATGAGGCTCTCCGATTCGGGAGCCATCGCCAGCATTCGCGAGAGCCGCCTGCCCGCCTATGTCCGTCTGGCCGACGAGCACAAAGGCTTCCCGCATTCCGGACAGCTCGATTTCCTCGACAACCGCATGAATCGGCGGACGGCCACGATGCGTGGCCGTGTCATCCTGACGAACCCGGACTTCCAGCTCACTCCTGGCCTCTTCGGGAAGGTGCGCATTCCCGGCAGCGCACGCTACGACGCGATCCTCATTCCCGATTCGGCCATCGCCACCGACCAGTCGGAAAAATATGTCTACGTCCTCGATGACAACGACACCGTCCAGCGCCGGAAGATCGCGATTGGCAAACGGGCTCAAGGTCTGCGGATTGTCCGCGAAGGCCTCACCGGCGAAGAGCAGATCGTGCTCCGTGGCCTCCAGAGGGTGCAGCCCGGCGCCGTCGTGAAAGCCACCGTCGAGGATACGGTCGCCCTCGATGACGGCCTGCCCATGGACGCCCGGCCCGTTCCCCGCGACCAGTGGCTTCAATCGTATCGCAGCAAGCCGGCACCCGAGACAGGCGACGGCGACAACGGACCGGTCGCGACGGTTCCCACGGGCGCCCTGGTGACCGGACAACTCCCGGCCGACGTCGCGACGGAGAACGAGGTGACGCCATGA